In Rhodamnia argentea isolate NSW1041297 chromosome 11, ASM2092103v1, whole genome shotgun sequence, one genomic interval encodes:
- the LOC115735686 gene encoding bZIP transcription factor 29-like, translated as MGDAEDSRNDTSRGLQSSFGTLQSSISKQAFSMNQLDIPHFSAPDMRAPMRQFPHSFGGDSNKRAGIPPSHPNQIPPISPYSQIPMPRPLNQQMGSPNFSHGPTHSRSLSQPSIFNFDTLPPLSPSPFRDSPSASISDHVSGDVSMEDRDASSHPLLPPSPFARGNPSRIGESLPPRKAHRRSNSDIPFLSSLMQSSPPLIPSKGLGTLERSVSGREAMSSAKPAQLVKKESSWDRGVYSNAEGMGERKSEGEVVDDLFSAYMNLDGIDALNSSGTDEKNGTETREDLDSRASGTKTNGGDSSDNEAESSVNECGNSMQRLGMNSSSDKREGTKRTAGGDIAPASRHFRSVSMDSFMEKLNFADESTKLPPSPGVRPGQLSPRNSIDANSNTFSLEFGSGEFSGAELKKIMANDKLAEIALTDPKRVKRILANRQSAARSKERKMRYIQELEHKVQTLQTEATTLSAQLTLLQRDSVGLTNQNNELKFRLQAMEQQAQLRDALNEALTAEVQRLKLATTELSAESHPSKCMVSPLTVNSQMFQLHQMQQQHPQPQPQSQQQNGNTTTKSESNQ; from the exons ATGGGTGATGCTGAAGATTCTCGTAACGATACATCGCGAGGGCTTCAATCTTCGTTTGGGACTTTGCAATCTTCAATCTCCAAGCAAGCATTCTCCATGAACCAACTTGATATACCGCACTTCAGTGCTCCGGACATGCGCGCACCTATGCGGCAATTCCCACATAGTTTTGGTGGTGACAGTAACAAAAGAGCCGGTATACCGCCTTCACATCCGAACCAGATCCCTCCGATTTCGCCATATTCCCAGATCCCAATGCCACGGCCTTTGAACCAGCAGATGGGTTCTCCGAATTTCAGCCATGGACCGACTCACTCGAGGTCTCTGTCGCAGCCATCGATCTTTAATTTCGACACATTGCCCCCGTTGAGTCCATCTCCTTTTCGTGACTCCCCGTCGGCTTCGATCTCAGACCATGTTTCAGGGGATGTGTCAATGGAGGATCGAGATGCAAGTTCGCATCCTTTATTGCCACCCTCTCCGTTTGCTAGGGGAAATCCTTCTCGGATTGGTGAGAGTCTGCCGCCGCGTAAGGCACATAGACGGTCTAACAGCGACATCCCGTTTTTATCATCGCTCATGCAATCATCCCCACCTCTTATACCATCGAAAGGATTGGGTACGTTGGAGCGCTCGGTATCTGGGAGGGAGGCTATGAGCTCAGCTAAGCCGGCTCAGCTGGTTAAAAAGGAATCTAGCTGGGACAGAGGCGTTTACAGCAATGCAGAAGGCATGGGTGAGCGAAAGTCTGAAGGGGAAGTTGTAGATGACTTGTTTTCTGCTTATATGAATCTGGACGGAATCGATGCGCTGAACTCTTCTGGGACCGATGAGAAAAACGGTACTGAAACTCGCGAGGATTTGGACAGTAGAGCAAGTGGGACAAAGACGAATGGAGGTGACAGCAGTGATAACGAAGCAGAGAGTAGCGTGAATGAATGTGGGAATAGCATGCAGAGACTTGGAATGAATTCTTCAAGTGACAAGAGGGAGGGAACCAAAAGGACTGCCGGAGGAGATATTGCTCCAGCTTCCAGGCACTTCAGGAGTGTTTCCATGGATAGTTTCATGGAGAAGCTGAATTTCGCAGACGAGTCAACAAAATTGCCTCCTTCTCCTGGAGTTCGGCCTGGACAGCTCTCCCCGCgaaattcaattgatgcaaatTCTAATACTTTCAGCTTGGAGTTTGGGAGTGGAGAATTTAGTGGGGCAGAATTGAAGAAGATTATGGCAAATGATAAACTTGCTGAGATTGCCCTAACTGATCCAAAGCGTGTTAAAAG GATACTAGCGAATCGCCAATCAGCTGCACGTTCAAAAGAACGAAAGATGAGGTATATTCAGGAGTTGGAGCACAAGGTTCAGACTCTACAAACAGAAGCTACAACATTGTCTGCGCAGCTTACACTCCTCCAG CGAGACTCTGTTGGGCTCACCAACCAAAATAATGAGTTGAAATTTCGTCTTCAAGCCATGGAACAACAAGCTCAACTACGTGATG CCCTGAATGAAGCATTAACTGCTGAGGTGCAACGATTGAAGCTCGCAACAACGGAGCTTAGCGCAGAATCTCATCCTTCGAAGTGCATGGTTTCACCGCTTACTGTGAACTCCCAAATGTTCCAGCTCCATCAGATGCAACAGCAACATCCGCAGCCGCAGCCTCAATCGCAGCAGCAAAATGGCAACACAACCACAAAATCGGAGTCGAATCAATAG